The Styela clava chromosome 10, kaStyClav1.hap1.2, whole genome shotgun sequence genome window below encodes:
- the LOC120337861 gene encoding cation channel sperm-associated protein 2-like: MEKHGGKSNCTPQPCSGIMDAKRATLLTPDEPKTLQGEESSIWGKGKRSSKQENASTEVLTPQAERFRMRLIRDFRLLENLNEMEQGLEAPKYHPADIQDARKRNKILTENPYALVKFSPIQKSQGSVSKQDRRWKRIKCRETKYPPLDLWANWVVESNWFQNFMLILIIFNAILLVLDAEITDTTVPANHPWIRIIRTCDYCCLWIFIVEILLKWVDDFKSFWTNGWNELDFYITVVSILPEVIRWINADAGSGGVMAALGFLRVLRITRLLKMVSRFEQARIILMAVTKAFSAMSFILLLLGLFMWMFAIMGEVLFDRYTDFDGRAVGIQLKYQTAFSDTLWAFATLFQLMTLDHWLETLVDLLIVMKDPYESTMTVMYILAWIWVGSFVFKNIFAGIMVNNFQTIRNDLHWEQKEREAKNEVDKFKKEFTEGLANQENQSETNVAVGSTQDNPDSLKSNVSSQAKSAESIREEGVQLLAVPGQNKTPSVRSLDSSVGDDDKLASALIKKRSVLSVMSQMSVNTITTMEEIFSAMALAPESEEAIYNAQWDSLVQCHLDKIHQLSSETAWPRDTLFRFYHTMEKLQENLQERQDIFKMTALAFLQIHDR; this comes from the exons ATGGAAAAACATGGCGGTAAAAGTAATTGTACACCACAGCCTTGTTCTGGAATCATGGATGCTAAACGTGCAACACTACTTACTCCAGATGAACCCAAAACGTTGCAAGGCGAAGAATCGTCA ATTTGGGGTAAAGGAAAGAGATCCTCTAAGCAAGAGAACGCATCTACAGAAGTACTGACTCCTCAAGCAGAAAG atTCCGAATGCGACTCATTCGTGATTTTCGTCTTCTCGAAAACTTGAATGAGATGGAACAAGGACTGGAAGCGCCAAAATATCATCCCGCTGATATACAAGATGCAaggaaaagaaataaaatattaacagaAAATCCATATGCACTAGTCAAATTCAGCCCGATACAGAAATCTCAG GGCTCAGTGTCCAAACAGGATAGAAGATGGAAGCGAATAAAATGTCGTGAAACCAAATATCCGCCATTAGACCTTTGGGCCAACTGGGTCGTGGAAAGTAACTGGTTTCAAAACTTTATGTTGATTTTAATCATATTCAATGCCATTCTTCTTGTACTCGATGCCGAGATCACTGATACAACAGTCCCAGCAAATCAC CCATGGATAAGAATAATAAGAACTTGCGACTATTGTTGCTTGTGGATATTCATTGtagaaattttattaaaatgggTTGATGACTtcaaatcattttggacaaaTGGATGGAATGAGTTGGATTTCTACATCACGGTTGTATCTATTCTTCCAGAG GTGATTCGATGGATCAATGCTGACGCTGGAAGCGGAGGAGTAATGGCGGCCCTGGGATTTTTGCGAGTGCTGAGAATAACAAGACTTTTAAAAATG GTATCCAGATTCGAACAAGCTAGAATTATCTTAATGGCAGTGACGAAAGCTTTCAGTGCAATGTCATTTATTCTTCTCCTTCTGGGACTGTTTATGTGGATGTTTGCAATAATGGGAGAAGTTCTATTCGACAG ATATACAGACTTTGACGGAAGGGCTGTAGGAATTCAATTGAAGTATCAAACGGCGTTTTCAGATACATTGTGGGCTTTTGCTACTTTGTTTCAATTAATGACATTGGATCACTGGTTGGAGACACTCGTG GACTTGTTGATTGTCATGAAAGACCCTTACGAGTCAACTATGACAGTGATGTATATCCTGGCATGGATTTGGGTTGGCTCTTTCGTCTTCAAAAATATCTTTGCGGGAATAATGGTTaacaattttcaaacaattaGAAATGACCTTCACTGGGAGCAAAAGGAAAGAGAAGCCAAAAATGAG GTCGATAAGTTCAAGAAAGAATTTACAGAAGGCCTTGCAAACCAAGAAAACCAATCAGAAACAAATGTTGCTGTTGGTTCAACCCAAGATAACCCAG ATTCTTTGAAAAGTAACGTTTCATCTCAAGCAAAAAGTGCAGAATCCATTCGAGAG GAAGGAGTACAATTGCTTGCGGTGCCGGGACAGAATAAAACACCATCTGTTCGAAGTCTTGATTCCAGTGTGGGAGACGACGACAAACTTGCCTCAGCTCTTATCAAGAAACGATCAGTATTGTCTGTCATGTCGCAAATGTCGGTCAATACTATCACGACTATGGAG GAAATTTTCAGTGCCATGGCATTGGCACCCGAGTCAGAAGAAGCAATATATAACGCTCAATGGGACAGCTTGGTGCAATGCCATCTGGACAAAATCCACCAACTTTCTAGCGAGACTGCCTGGCCCCGAGATACATTATTCCGATTCTACCACACAATGGAAAAATTACAAGAAAACCTGCAG GAAAGACAAGACATTTTCAAGATGACGGCCCTTGCGTTTCTTCAGATCCATGACAGATAA
- the LOC120337813 gene encoding uncharacterized protein LOC120337813 gives MSPLLSWNRCTSKSWRIHKSRMFCQFILCLSMMEAARSQYPDPLWDYYHPGSGDSFVNETDYIQDYGVSSIHPFFPGGDSTGLHPCEVDTTDMTCPSDEFATAGRCDFKLECQFCEDELNCTDNPLFPTVFQCDSTCIIFGDFCPPDDGCTRFCDGYEQCPNGDDEPYEMYGFKCPVNQVFRKPELRPKRCTIAQEYIERWKDPATREKYHKHAICPGAADVCYANNSGYLNISKCFQCLDGTIISAVQVCDSQIDCKDLSDECLCSFNKTIPKELKMERFCNMQNKIREQDPDCSGKIACGQERNYTCVEPDKLCNDENPECHFDICHNAKNSTDSFYCYSASGYHVTATLCDGRPECPDREDECNPKCPDHYKFCNLSIPAQKLIGCDVINEPECDKRDQRAFICNGMQDCKNGMDEDSCPKLSRCNPGDPSKNNSYDYEYERCDFIMDCQDTGEDEAKCPHRFYCNDNMPPGLPDSRVKDGKIDCKDGEDECEYKENSFASGQHMIKYKVILVLMWIMAAVALAGNSLVIFNCAKDLWETYRRGATVTVRGRVGVCNKTLVLNLALADFLMGVYLLILVIKAQQYSDEYCKYWQEWRTSPLCSGLGALAVLSSQTSVLIMVMMTTYRFYSVRSPFRAERLKARYLVAVVIACWVPPAFVAVCPLVGYDRAFAFLSRSKLRFFDNAVLGKPEFQDFVQRSWLMSNFSSSDFGPQGWPDLFQKFCKLYPKVCSSNEDNQIVEKWFGYYSADSVCLPRLFPHYNDSGWDYTAGVIAFDFVSFIYILLVYTMLYVCTVRRSNEPGNGLSFGRGSSFASVDELRSREDRVIWQRISRLLFTDFVCWMPICITCLISLSGSNIPPLMYQISAAFFLPINSALNPLLYSNAIYRAIDRFFPVWLQCDGVPYVNCGRATTNGNHTSNGERANGTPASATDELRISRDQLALETRSITVSETDRARVSNNPEVKPFMSNGRLRLESGSDNAFQPDSPPAASGRIVRSMARMSRFFSERKKDNQHPPVYETAATLPRRHRPKSQSTTSTSTTFTSIGQDSH, from the exons ATGTCACCACTTTTATCTTGGAATAGATGTACAAGTAAAAGTTGGAGGATTCACAAGTCGAGGATGTTTT gtcaatttattttatgtctATCAATGATGGAAGCCGCCAGATCACAATATCCAGATCCACTATGGGATTACTACCATCCTGGGTCGGGGGATAGCTTTGTTAATGAAACG gaTTACATCCAAGACTATGGCGTCTCTTCGATTCATCCCTTCTTTCCTGGAGGTGATTCTACCGGATTACATCCATGTGAAGTTGATACGACAGATATGACTTGTCCGAGCGATGAGTTTGCAACTGCAGGGAGATGCGATTTTAAGCTGGAATGTCAGTTTTGTGAAGACGAATTAAACTGCACAGACAATCCACTGTTTCCCACTGTTTTTCAATGTGACTCTACATGTATTATATTTGGAGATTTTTGTCCTCCGGATGATGGGTGTACTCGGTTTTGCGACGGATATGAGCAATGTCCAAACGGCGATGACGAACCGTATGAAATGTACGGGTTTAAATGTCCCGTAAATCAAGTATTTCGGAAACCTGAGCTCCGTCCAAAACGGTGTACGATCGCACAAGAATATATCGAGAGATGGAAAGACCCAGCCACAAGGGAAAAATATCATAAACACGCTATATGTCCCGGTGCGGCTGATGTCTGCTACGCGAATAACAGCGGATACCTTAACATTTCAAAATGCTTTCAATGCTTGGATGGGACAATAATCAGTGCAGTCCAAGTTTGTGACAGCCAAATTGACTGTAAAGACCTATCAGATGAATGCCTTTGTTCttttaacaaaacaataccgAAAGAACTTAAGATGGAACGGTTTTGCAACATGCAAAACAAAATTCGAGAGCAGGACCCCGACTGTAGCGGGAAAATAGCTTGCGGACAAGAAAGAAATTATACTTGCGTCGAACCTGATAAACTTTGCAACGACGAAAATCCGGAATGTCATTTTGATATATGTCATAACGCAAAGAATTCAACTGATTCGTTTTATTGCTACAGTGCTTCTGGTTATCACGTGACCGCAACATTGTGTGATGGACGCCCAGAATGTCCGGACAGAGAAGACGAATGTAATCCGAAGTGTCCTGATCATTACAAATTTTGCAACCTAAGCATTCCTGCTCAGAAATTGATCGGGTGTGATGTCATAAACGAACCAGAATGCGACAAACGAGATCAACGAGCTTTTATTTGCAACGGAATGCAGGATTGTAAGAACGGAATGGACGAGGATTCGTGCCCGAAACTTAGTCGTTGTAATCCTGGAGATCCCAGCAAAAACAATAGCTACGATTACGAGTATGAACG GTGCGATTTCATCATGGATTGTCAAGATACAGGCGAAGACGAAGCAAAGTGCCCTCACAGATTTTATTGTAATGACAATATGCCCCCTGGACTTCCTGACTCCAGAGTTAAAGATGGAAAAATTGACTGCAAAGATGGTGAGGACGAGTGTGAATACAAAGAAAATAGTTTTGCGAGTG GTCAGCACATGATAAAGTACAAAGTCATTCTTGTGTTAATGTGGATCATGGCCGCTGTAGCTTTAGCCGGAAATTCTTTGGTCATTTTTAACTGCGCTAAAGACCTTTGGGAAACTTATCGACGGGGAGCAACTGTGACGGTTCGAGGCAGGGTGGGCGTTTGCAACAAGACTTTAGTACTAAACCTCGCGCTGGCCGATTTTCTCATGGGAGTTTATCTTTTGATCTTGGTCATCAAAGCCCAACAG TACAGCGACGAATATTGCAAATATTGGCAAGAATGGAGAACAAGTCCACTGTGTTCAGGGCTCGGCGCTCTTGCTGTGTTGTCGAGTCAGACATCAGTTCTTATCATGGTCATGATGACAACTTACAGATTCTACAGTGTCCGCAGTCCATTTCGAGCAGAAAGACTAAAAGCTCGTTACCTCGTAGCAGTTGTGATAGCCTGTTGGGTTCCTCCTGCTTTTGTGGCCGTTTGTCCGCTCGTGGGATACGACAGAGCTTTTGCTTTTCTCAGCAGAAGCAAATTGCGGTTTTTCGACAATGCCGTTTTGGGGAAACCTGAATTCCAGGATTTTGTGCAACGATCTTGGTTGATGTCAAATTTCAGTTCGTCAGACTTTGGGCCACAGGGCTGGCctgatttatttcaaaaattttgcaagTTATATCCAAAAGTTTGCTCTTCCAATGAAGATAATCAAATAGTTGAGAAATGGTTTGGATACTATAGTGCTGATAGTGTATGCTTACCGCG ATTATTTCCGCATTACAACGACAGCGGATGGGATTACACCGCTGGTGTTAttgcgtttgattttgtctctTTTATCTATATTTTACTCGTTTATACAATGTTATACGTTTGCACAGTAAGAAGATCAAACGAACCAGGGAACG GTTTATCATTTGGACGAGGTTCGTCGTTTGCATCTGTAGACGAACTGAGATCACGGGAAGATCGAGTTATCTGGCAACGTATAAGTCGACTTTTATTTACCGATTTCGTGTGCTGGATGCCGATTTGTATAACTTGCCTCATATCTTTGAGCGGGAGCAACATACCACCTCTCATGTATCAAATCTCTGCAGCGTTTTTCTTGCCCATCAACAGCGCGTTGAATCCACTTTTATATTCTAACGCCATCTATCGAGCAATAGATCGATTCTTTCCAGTGTGGCTTCAATGCGATGGAGTGCCGTATGTAAATTGCGGAAGAGCCACAACGAATGGAAACCACACTTCTAATGGTGAGAGAGCAAATGGCACTCCTGCTAGCGCTACAGACGAATTACGTATCAGTCGAGATCAGTTAGCATTAGAAACTCGCAGCATCACTGTATCAGAAACGGATAGAGCCCGCGTTTCAAACAACCCAGAAGTTAAACCGTTCATGTCTAATGGACGATTGCGGTTAGAATCTGGAAGCGATAATGCTTTTCAGCCAGATTCACCCCCGGCTGCCTCAGGCCGTATTGTGCGTTCTATGGCAAGAATGTCTCGTTTCTTTTCTGAGAGAAAAAAAGATAATCAACATCCACCAGTATACGAAACTGCTGCCACTCTTCCCAGACGGCATCGCCCTAAATCCCAGTCAACCACAAGTACCTCCACTACCTTCACCAGCATTGGGCAAGATAGTCACTAA
- the LOC120337814 gene encoding uncharacterized protein LOC120337814 isoform X1, protein MKIIGAGFPKTGTKSLHAAILKLGFGTVYDALENAVYLQDEWKTIFEHGWSDEIFKKMYERVDAVVDAPVFYFWEDIYDAFPDAKIILTVRDNEDVWFKSLKQHMERRDKILTLHLLEWFSPSWKRTQVMRHNCGEIIYGDRYMFDSKWFGRKMNEQLLKLVYRQHNAYVLHKAPKTKLLVFNVKDGWEPLCKFLDVPVPDEPFPHTNFKGGIVQHWINTHPLVLKMKNEMKITLPSILFGAAMLLGVLLYSKKW, encoded by the exons atgaaaatcatAGGCGCCGGCTTTCCAAAGACCGGTACGAAGTCTCTACATGCGgctattttaaaacttggattCGGTACCGTATATGACGCTCTCGAAAATGCTGTCTACTTGCAGGATGAATGGAAAACGATATTCGAACATGGCTGGTCAGATGAAATATTCAAGAAAATGTATGAAAGGGTTGACGCTGTTGTAGATGCGCCAGTCTTCTATTTTTGGGAAGATATATACGACGCGTTCCCTGATGCAAAg ATCATTTTAACAGTACGAGACAACGAAGATGTTTGGTTCAAAAGTTTGAAACAACATATGGAACGCAGAGATAAAATCCTTACATTACACTTATTAGAATGGTTTTCACCTTCGTGGAAGCGGACGCAAGTCATGCGCCATAATTGTG GTGAAATAATTTACGGCGATAGATACATGTTTGATTCCAAATGGTTTGGAAGGAAGATGAATGAACAACTATTAAAATTAGTTTACAGACAACACAACGCGTATGTTCTGCAC AAGGCACCTAAAACGAAACTACTGGTTTTTAACGTGAAGGATGGATGGGAACCACTTTGTAAATTTCTAGACGTACCAGTTCCTGATGAACCCTTCCCGCATACAAATTTCAAGGGTGGAATTGTTCAGCATTGGATAAATACACACCCACttgtattgaaaatgaaaaacgaaATGAAGATTACATtgccatcaattttatttggagCGGCCATGTTGCTTGGAGTTTTGCTTTACTCAAAGAAATGGTAA
- the LOC120337814 gene encoding uncharacterized protein LOC120337814 isoform X2, with protein MKIIGAGFPKTGTKSLHAAILKLGFGTVYDALENAVYLQDEWKTIFEHGWSDEIFKKMYERVDAVVDAPVFYFWEDIYDAFPDAKIILTVRDNEDVWFKSLKQHMERRDKILTLHLLEWFSPSWKRTQVMRHNCGEIIYGDRYMFDSKWFGRKMNEQLLKLVYRQHNAYVLHAPKTKLLVFNVKDGWEPLCKFLDVPVPDEPFPHTNFKGGIVQHWINTHPLVLKMKNEMKITLPSILFGAAMLLGVLLYSKKW; from the exons atgaaaatcatAGGCGCCGGCTTTCCAAAGACCGGTACGAAGTCTCTACATGCGgctattttaaaacttggattCGGTACCGTATATGACGCTCTCGAAAATGCTGTCTACTTGCAGGATGAATGGAAAACGATATTCGAACATGGCTGGTCAGATGAAATATTCAAGAAAATGTATGAAAGGGTTGACGCTGTTGTAGATGCGCCAGTCTTCTATTTTTGGGAAGATATATACGACGCGTTCCCTGATGCAAAg ATCATTTTAACAGTACGAGACAACGAAGATGTTTGGTTCAAAAGTTTGAAACAACATATGGAACGCAGAGATAAAATCCTTACATTACACTTATTAGAATGGTTTTCACCTTCGTGGAAGCGGACGCAAGTCATGCGCCATAATTGTG GTGAAATAATTTACGGCGATAGATACATGTTTGATTCCAAATGGTTTGGAAGGAAGATGAATGAACAACTATTAAAATTAGTTTACAGACAACACAACGCGTATGTTCTGCAC GCACCTAAAACGAAACTACTGGTTTTTAACGTGAAGGATGGATGGGAACCACTTTGTAAATTTCTAGACGTACCAGTTCCTGATGAACCCTTCCCGCATACAAATTTCAAGGGTGGAATTGTTCAGCATTGGATAAATACACACCCACttgtattgaaaatgaaaaacgaaATGAAGATTACATtgccatcaattttatttggagCGGCCATGTTGCTTGGAGTTTTGCTTTACTCAAAGAAATGGTAA